In the Carettochelys insculpta isolate YL-2023 chromosome 6, ASM3395843v1, whole genome shotgun sequence genome, CGTACTCTTCCAGacgcgggtctctgcccacgacaACTGAGGCTCCATAATACCAGTTAGTCtacaaggggccacaggacttcttgtttcttccAGATGGGGGCTCACCTGTGCCTTGTACAACAGGAAATACCTCATCTGACATGCTGGGAACCTGTTTGCCTTTTACACATGATCAGCTCCTACACCCAGGTCTCTCTCCTCCTGGTTTCAACCACTGAGCTCCCAGTTTACAGTAAAAATTCTTTTTCTTAAGACCTTCCCGATGGAGGACTGGGGTGGATAGAAGGAGCTCAGTTGGGGGATGGTTGTGGAAGTTCCAGCTCCGAGATTCATAGTGCTAATAAAAGCCAGTGCAACCACTTGGCCCCATCTCTGCCCTAGACATGCAGGCCTACGCATGGCCTCCTTGCCTACCAGGCACAGGCATCTCTGGCTGGCTGGTTGTTGAGCGTGTCCCTGTTCGTAGTGGTTGGGAATAGGGTGGTATCCCTTTAAACAGCATGTGAACTTTCTAGCAGCACTCGCTGGGCCCCCTCTTGCAGAAGCCACGAGAATCCTGCCAGAGCAGGCGTAGGCACACAGCCAGGCCTGTCTGCACCGGAGAGGCTGAACAGAGATGGACCCCCGTAGGCACACAGCCAGGCCTGTCTGCACCGGAGAGGCTGGCCAGAGATGGACCCCCAAGGCGGAGGGGATGCTCTGAGCAGGATGACACCTCCATTCCCTCCCTCAGGTGGCTGATGCACCGGTGAAGGCCCAGGTTGGAGACCGCGACATGCAGAATGAAGGGAGGCGGAGAATTGGGGGATTGGTtggtttctcctttttatttcatGGTTCCTGCTGCCCAGCGTCCGCACCTGATCCCTGGGGGCGCCGGGAGGAACCGCTGAACGCAGCCATTCCCTTTCCAACCATTACAGTTGAGTTAAAAaaccaaacccccccccccccttccctctccccattcTAGAGCTGCAGaggtataaataaaataaattaaacagcCAAAGAGGGAGTGGCAGCGATGCACAGGGGGTTCGAGAGGCAAAATCACgggactgaaagaattgggcccGCCTCTGTTTGAATGCTACATCCCACAACTGCCACCAGTGCAATGCCCCTCCCGCTCAGCCATCAGGTTTCTGACCCTGCCCCACCACCTTCACTGCCCTCGCCCCGATCATTCACACAAGCTGACAGGCTACAGTCAGCgtatgtgcacatgtgcatgtaTGATTTTACGTCCAGTTTCAGGATCCCACTACCTCCACCAGTGTGAATTAAGAGTCCAGTTGGAAACTGCTCTCTCTGGAGCAGAGGGTTCTGCTTTAGCCTTGGCCGCTCTGTTGCTCCTCCTCTCCTCTGTTCCTTCCTAATGGTAACAAACCCTTTTCCTCCACTGGGCAGGGGAGATAGGATaagcattgaaaaaaaaaaaaaagttaaattaaatAAGACCCAGGAGACGACAAGACTGAGAGCCCTGGGAAAGGCACAGGGTGTCTCCaagtccagttctgcccccctgcaggacagggggtggggaatgggttGGGTACCCCCTCAAGGTAAAAATACAATGACAGCAAAGCCAGGGTACTGGGGAGCCCCTGGGAGTCTTGGGGGAGGCTGGGttcagggccccctgctggcaggctggggcatTACTTCTCCGTCAGGGAGAGCTGGAGGATGCGCTGCAGCTCCTCATCCTCTTCACGCCGCCGgcgctcctgctcctcctgctctcgCGACGACAGCTCCATGGCCAGGCGCAGCTGCTCATCGAAGCTGGGGtaggccggggggggcagggctgaggaggaggaggagccgttggtgctgggggccaggctgcccTCCGGGGGCACGACGCTGCCGTTGCCGTCACCTCTGCCGCTGGACTCGGTTgtagccaggccctgccccgacTGCAGGAACATGCTCTCCTGGATGGCCCTGGGGGAGAGATGGAGAGAGTAGGTAGCCGCACGCCTGCTGGGAGTGCGTCACTGTCCACTCGCAGAGAGAGGGGAGGTCACTCCGCAGCCGGCTTACAgctcctgccctaagctccagaggtgccaggttcAGGCCCACCTGTCAGCGCGGCATCAGCACCACCCCTGCCCtatcccctccctcacagccccgCTCCcatgccccacctgcccccctcacagccccgcccccatgccccacccaccactcctgtgcacagccccacccccaccaacacttccacacagccccgccccacccttccctcacagccctacctcccaccaaccagcccctccctcacagccccaccccccaaccctcccacagccctacctcccaccaaccagcccctccctcacagcactgcccccatgacccatccctcccacacagccccactcatCAACCATCGGCCAGCCAGCgcctgtccctccagccccactcctcctcagcCAGGTCCTCCTGCACCGCTTCACCCTCCCATGGCCCACCAGCCAACCACTCCctcagagccccacccccacccacaaccacttCCACCCATCCCACACagtcccacctcccagcccacctCTGTGCAtagccccagcccccaacacccacccttcCATGATCCACCCTCCACAGACTCATCCCCACCAACCAGCCATTCCCACACAGCCCCATCCCCATGAGCCAACCCCTCCACAGTGCCACCCAACACTCCTGTGCACAGCCTCACCCCCAACACTTCCACACAGCCCCGCCCCCGACCCACCCCtcctcacagccccacccccaccaaccacccactcccacagccccacccccaccaacacttccacacagccctgcccccgacccacccctcctcacagcccctccccctcatgacCTACCCCTCCCACACAGACTCATCCCCACCAACCAACcactcccacacagccccaccccctcaagACCCatcccccctcacagccccaccccctccacctcacagcccactcccacccaccagcctctGCTTCCCCCTGCCCGGCCCAGAGAACAGGTGGTGGCTGCCCACGGAGGCCCGGCCATGAACCTGGTCCCACGCCAAACTCAccgctccagctgcagctcctcgtcGTAGGAGGGCGGGTGGGAGCCTGGGCGTGTGTTGGTCAGCGCCTCCCAGATAGTGACCTGCAGGGCAGGGCCCCGTCACAGCATGGGAACAGCCCCTTCCTGAGCTGAGTCAGAGCCCCCAAATCCCCCCCGCTggagcccagcagggcagcaccccCCCAGAGGTACAAACAAACATAGGGcgctggccctgcccccgccagcccccacatcctggggcagctcagagccagcgTCCCAACAGGGGAAAGGCCCCGTgtccctgtccccttctgcccccaccatcagcccccatgccctggggcagctcagagccagcgCCCCAACAGGGGAAAGGCCCCATGGCCctgtccccctctgcccccccgccagcccccatgccctggggcagctcagagccagcgCCCCAACAGGGGAAAGGCCCCATgtccctgtccccttctgcccccccgtcagcccccatgccctggggcagctcagagccagcgCCCCAACAGGGGAAAGGCCCCATgtccctgtccccttctgcccccccgtcagcccccatgccctggggcagctcagagccagtgCCCCAACAGGGGAAAGGCCCCATGGCCctgtccccctctgcccccccgccagcccccatgccctggggcagctcagagccagtgCCCCAAGAGGGAAAGGCCCCATGTCCTGTCCCTGGCCCCTGGGCCCAGATGAAGGCTTCACCTGGTCGGTCTCGGTGCCAGCGTCCAGCAGACTCTGCTGGATGGCGAACTGCAGCAGGTCGTCATCCTCGTCCCGCATGGGTTCGTTGCGGCCGGCACCCAGCATGGCGTAACCCTGGGGCACCTCGAACACCGCCGGGTCCACCTCGCAGGGGAAGGGGtacgctggggggagggggagggggagggggtgagcgGGGGGCGTTACCCAGCAGTCCGCCCCCCTAGGAGCACACACTGCTGCCGACGTAGGAGCCTGCCCCCCCAGAGAGACAACCCCACACACAGACACGCTCGCCCcgtggggactggactcagtagGGTGCACAGCACCCTGCCCGCTCCCAGCAGGCTGCCCTACCTTTGGGGTTGGCAGGCGCCTCGCCTCCCGCAGCCAGCTCTCTGGCGCCCcccggggaggagctgggggggggcccgCAGACCCGCACGGAGCTCAATGGCTCGTCGCAGCCGCACAGGTTGCTGAAGGTGATTCGCGCGTTGAGCACGTGGAAGAGGGGGAtctctgcgggggggggggggggggggggagacacgAGAACATGAGACaccgcagcccccagctgcctgtcaccccagcctctgcctccgCACCCCCCCGCAGAGAATCACACCGACCTATCCCCATCCCTtcaccccagcctccctccccttcctgttCCTTCCTCCCCAATCCCGGTCACTTcacttcagcccctgcccccaccccgagaGGCCCTGTCAACCCTCATTTCCCACCCCCCAATTCCCAGCGTGTCTCCAGCCTCACGgtcaccagctcccagccagtccttcccccgctcccgccccccaaatcccaccaGGTCACCCCCCGCctgccagctctgctgccctCTTTGCCACACTGGTTTGcagccccccctccacacactcaCCGATTTTGACGGGGAAGCCGGGTGGCAGCTTGAGGGTGATGAAATCTCGCAGCTTGGCAAAGTGGGCGTTGCTGATGGCCATGAGGTCGATGATGGGTGTCACCTGCTCCACCAGCGACAGGGGGTGATCCTCGCACAGCCACAGCGTGGCCTTGAACCTGTGCCGGCCGGCCAGGGGAGGGTCACAGCCAGTCGCTatccagccctcctccctgcaccatACCAGCCACTCAGAGCAAGGGACCGGACCTGGCACCCCCTAGAAACAGGTCCTGTGCCCTGTCCTGGTCTCGCCACAACTccaacagctgggagctgtgcagtCTCCTAGGGCAATCCCAGACAACGGCTCCCCTCCCTACAACCTCACCTCTGCACCTTGTTGGATAGCTCGATGGGGCGGCCAATGTTGCGGGCCTCCAGGTTGAAGCTGGGGTCGAAGTACTCCTCGGGGGTGATGGCCgtggggttggtgggggtggCGGACTGCAGCACgggggtctggggaggggcaAGCACAGGGAAGGGGAGTCAGATCCCACATTCACTGGCTCTCAGGCTGCGCCCCTTCTGccaaattccccctccccaccctctgccctcacagcagcccCATCCTCAGAGTCTGCCTCCAGGAGTGGGAGCCCCGACTCCCGCTGTGCCATGCATCCATCTTGAATTCCctgagcggggtgggggggctgtcacTCACCCCGTTATGGGAGGCGTGCTGCTGGGCAATCCCCAGGAAGGACTGGAAGGGCGTCTTGGAGCCTGCAtgtgtggaggggagaggaggttAGACTCAGGGACCCCAGAATCTGGAGCGGATgaatcccacccccccacagcccctacaCATACACACCTTCCCCGGAGGCAACAGCCAGTGTGTTCACCCACCGCGCTCCCCTGGTAACCTCTGCTGGGGCTGATCCGGTAAAGCCACTCCCCTGCCATCAAGCGTGATGTGGGCCCAGAGCACCCAGTGTGCAGAAGGCAACCGAATGCTCTCGGAGAGCTCGGGGCAGGGCTTGAGGTAGGTTTGCCTGATTTTTGGAATACtaatgtgggacaggcagccccagccacaggatcccccaTGTATTTTCCAAAAAGAGGGAGGAGCCGGCGGGGGGGGTCCCACGGCTGGGGTACAGCACCgtgtcagcagccccagctgcaggctccctggccagggggaCAGAGGGACCCCCAGCCCCATGAGTGGGGCACGGAGCCCCGGccaacagccccagctgcaggacttgtCGAGGAAATTCGGGACTGTCCCACCCCTTGCAGGATGTCTGGCAACCCTCACTTGAGCCCTGATGGACCAGAGGAGCGGCAGGCTGTCGGTGAGGTTGTGATTGGAGGAGTGTGgcgggcagggggtgctgtgatTGGAGGCCCAAGGCATGAGAATAActggaggcagcaggctggggtgctgCGATTGGCTGTCCAGAGTCAGTGTGCCAGAGGGGGCCAGCTGAAtggagggcagagccagggcaggggtcaCAGGAGAAGGGGTTGGATGGC is a window encoding:
- the ANKRD13D gene encoding ankyrin repeat domain-containing protein 13D, which codes for MARAGDAFPLHLLAWHNRHQALESELRTGQHDIELIDPRGRTPLELAVSLGNLESARVLLRHNANVGRENASGWTVLQEAVSTGDPEMVQLVLQYRDYQRATNRLAGIPELLNKLRRAPDFYVEMKWEFTSWVPLVSKVCPSDVYRVWKRGESLRVDTTLLGFEHMTWQRGRRSYIFKGEEEGAVVMEVDHDKQVVYTETLSLALHEPELMLAAMQPTEEHVASRLTSPIVSTHLDTKNIAFERNKSGIWGWRSEKMEVISGYEAKVYSASNVELVTKTRTEHLSDQDKSRTKGSKTPFQSFLGIAQQHASHNGTPVLQSATPTNPTAITPEEYFDPSFNLEARNIGRPIELSNKVQRFKATLWLCEDHPLSLVEQVTPIIDLMAISNAHFAKLRDFITLKLPPGFPVKIEIPLFHVLNARITFSNLCGCDEPLSSVRVCGPPPSSSPGGARELAAGGEAPANPKAYPFPCEVDPAVFEVPQGYAMLGAGRNEPMRDEDDDLLQFAIQQSLLDAGTETDQVTIWEALTNTRPGSHPPSYDEELQLERAIQESMFLQSGQGLATTESSGRGDGNGSVVPPEGSLAPSTNGSSSSSALPPPAYPSFDEQLRLAMELSSREQEEQERRRREEDEELQRILQLSLTEK